Proteins from a single region of Antechinus flavipes isolate AdamAnt ecotype Samford, QLD, Australia chromosome 2, AdamAnt_v2, whole genome shotgun sequence:
- the LOC127547589 gene encoding zinc finger protein 501-like, with translation MKLIVKHCKTSCNRISMAKNLCKFNKSRNFYIHHSKLNHSHRVCSQGEPHRINECGEIFHINSCLNVHGEIHTGVKPPKFGECGKASSYNSDLAIHQKNVEEKPIRQCNTGRKTFSQKKYVSQQKLIPIKEKLYKCNECGKTFSFKGSYYRHKKIHSAVKPYKCKECVKAFTCKQHLRRHEISHTGEKPYKCKECGKAFSEKGFLNRHEKIHTGEKPYKCKECGKAFSDKGSLNRHEKIHTGEKPHKCNECGKAFRDKEDLNRHEKIHTGEKPYKCIQCGKTFTCKRNLDVHETIHSGEKPYKCNECGKAFRYKGNFYSHKRIHTGVKPYQCNECGKAFWKKGGLNSHKIMHTGVKPYKCTECGKAFSCKRRLVLHEAIHTGQKPYKCNECEKSFIRNDHLKRHERVHTGEKPYKCNKCGKSFRCKEGIYGHEKIHTGQKPYKCNECGKVFRQKEPLIHIKEFILERNPINVMNVKKPSGKKEYLIDIRRFILERNLINVMNVEKPSIIRDI, from the coding sequence ATGAAACTAATCGTTAAGCACTGCAAAACTTCATGTAACAGAATTTCCATGGCGAAGAACCTTTGTAAGTTTAATAAATCCAGGAACTTTTACATTCACCACTCAAAACTTAATCATTCCCATAGAGTATGTTCTCAAGGAGAACCTCATAGAATTAATGAATGTGGTGAAATCTTCCACATCAATTCATGTCTTAATGTACATGGAGAAATTCATACTGGAGTGAAACCTCCTAAATTTGGTGAATGTGGTAAGGCTTCCAGCTACAATTCAGATCTTGCTATTCATCAGAAAAATGTGGAAGAAAAGCCTATAAGACAGTGTAATACAGGTAGGAAAACTTTTAGTCAGAAGAAATATGTTTCTCAACAAAAGCTAATTCCTATTAAAGAGAAactctataaatgtaatgaatgcgGGAAAACCTTCAGCTTTAAAGGATCCTATTATAGACATAAAAAAATCCATTCTGCAGtgaaaccctataaatgtaaagaatgtgTAAAAGCCTTCACGTGCAAGCAACACCTTCGTAGACATGAAATTagtcatactggagagaaaccctataaatgtaaagaatgtggaaaagccttcagcgAAAAGGGATTCCTTAATAGACAtgagaaaattcatactggagagaaaccctataaatgtaaagaatgtggaaaagccttcagtgaCAAGGGATCCCTTAATAGACAtgagaaaattcatactggagagaaaccacataaatgtaatgaatgtggaaaagcctttagGGACAAGGAAGACCTTAATAGACAtgagaaaattcatactggagagaaaccttataaatgtattCAATGTGGAAAAACCTTCACATGTAAGAGAAATCTAGATGTGCATGAGACAATTCATTCTGGGGAGAAGCCTTAtaagtgtaatgaatgtggaaaagccttcagatATAAGGGAAACTTTTATTCacataagagaattcatactggagtgAAGCCCTatcaatgtaatgaatgtggaaaagccttctgGAAGAAGGGAGGGCTTAATTCACATAAGATAATGCATACTGGAGTGAAACCCTATAAATGTactgaatgtgggaaagccttcagctGTAAGAGACGCCTTGTTCTACATGAGGCAATTCATACTGGGCAGAagccctataaatgtaatgaatgtgaaaaatCCTTCATTCGGAATGATCACCTTAAAAGGCATGAGAgagttcatactggagagaaaccatataaatgtaataaatgtggaaaatcCTTTAGGTgtaaagaaggaatttatggacATGAAAAAATTCATACTGGGCAGAagccatataaatgtaatgaatgtggaaaagtctTTAGGCAGAAGGAGCCCTTAattcacataaaagaattcatactggagagaaaccctataaatgtaatgaatgtgaaaaAGCCTTCAGGGAAAAAGGAATACTTAATAGACATAAGaagattcatactggagagaaatcttataaatgtaatgaatgtggaaaagccttctaTCATAAGGGACATCTGA